CTTCCGCGCCGCCGCGTCCGCCCGCGCGGCAAGCAGCCGCAACGCCGCCACGTCCCCCGCGGCGCCCGCCCACAGCGCCCGGTCCCCGAAGTGGCCGCCACCGCGCAGGGCGAGGGAGAACGGGGGTGTGCGGTGCGCGGCCCGCTCCAGGCGTGCGGTGAGGTCCGGGACCGTGGCGTCGTCGACCTCAGCCATGAAGGCGAGAGTGAAGTGCCAGCTGACGCGGGCCGTCCAGCGCAGCCCGTCGGCGCCGGGCAGCTCCTTCAACGCGTGCGCCGCGGTGGCCAGTTCGGTGGTCGCGGAGTCCGGCGGGAGGACCGCGGCGAAGAGTCTCATGAGAGTGACGCTAGCCTCCCTGCATGAGTGAGCCGATAGAGATCAGGCAGGGCGGGGCCGACGACGTTCCCGCCGTCCTCGCGCTCTTCGACGGAGCCGTGGAGTGGCTCGTGTCGCAGGGCCGCACGGGACAGTGGGGCACCAAGCCGTGGTCGGAGAACCCGAAGGCCGTCGCCCTGGTCGAGAAGTACCTGACGACGGGCGAACCGTGGATCGCGGAGATCGGCGGCGAGGTGGCGGGCACGGTGACGCTCACCGACGGGCCCGGCGGCGACATCATCCCGGCCGCGGACGAACCCGAGCGGTACATCCACCTCCTCGCCGCCGACCACCGCCGCCACGCGGGCCGCGGCGTGGGCCGCGCCCTGCTCGCGCACGCCGTCGAGGAGACCCGCAGGCAGGGCGTCCGGCTGCTGCGGGTCGACTGCTACCGGGGCGAGGACCGCGCCCTCGTCGCGTACTACGAGAGCAACGGCTTCACCGCCACCGAGCCCTTCACGGGCCCGGACGGCAGCTGGCCCGGCCAGGTACTCGCACAGCGC
The sequence above is a segment of the Streptomyces sp. Je 1-369 genome. Coding sequences within it:
- the thpR gene encoding RNA 2',3'-cyclic phosphodiesterase translates to MRLFAAVLPPDSATTELATAAHALKELPGADGLRWTARVSWHFTLAFMAEVDDATVPDLTARLERAAHRTPPFSLALRGGGHFGDRALWAGAAGDVAALRLLAARADAAARKAGVPMEEHRHYRPHLTLARTRGEGDLGPYADALAAFEGTAWTVRELTLVRSNLPSSGVAGERPRYEVVGRWVLGGGAGAAGGAG
- a CDS encoding GNAT family N-acetyltransferase encodes the protein MSEPIEIRQGGADDVPAVLALFDGAVEWLVSQGRTGQWGTKPWSENPKAVALVEKYLTTGEPWIAEIGGEVAGTVTLTDGPGGDIIPAADEPERYIHLLAADHRRHAGRGVGRALLAHAVEETRRQGVRLLRVDCYRGEDRALVAYYESNGFTATEPFTGPDGSWPGQVLAQRV